A genome region from Armatimonadota bacterium includes the following:
- a CDS encoding c-type cytochrome, giving the protein MKSIGRITVQASIFMAISVVALVTAAALAAPGPKHRQTPPPPVKTAGEVFKNIKVLNKLPASQLLPMMRKMSDSLGVRCDYCHVEGPNHSGFELDTKKPKVTARAMILMTERLNKNEKILRHQATCYMCHRGSPEPETQLPMPGGRQDSH; this is encoded by the coding sequence ATGAAGTCTATCGGCAGAATCACGGTTCAGGCATCGATCTTTATGGCGATCTCGGTTGTCGCGCTGGTGACCGCGGCCGCGCTGGCCGCGCCAGGACCCAAACACCGTCAAACGCCACCGCCGCCGGTGAAGACGGCCGGCGAGGTGTTCAAGAACATCAAGGTACTCAACAAGCTTCCGGCCAGTCAGCTCCTGCCGATGATGCGCAAGATGAGCGACTCGCTTGGTGTTCGGTGTGACTACTGCCACGTGGAGGGCCCGAATCATTCCGGCTTCGAACTGGATACGAAAAAGCCGAAGGTCACAGCCCGCGCGATGATTCTGATGACCGAGCGGCTGAACAAAAACGAGAAGATCCTGCGGCACCAGGCCACCTGCTATATGTGCCATCGCGGCAGTCCGGAGCCTGAAACCCAGCTTCCCATGCCCGGCGGTCGGCAGGACTCGCACTGA
- a CDS encoding LD-carboxypeptidase, translated as MVNKPRALRQGDRIGIVAPSGPIEDAALQVGVAALEERGYAVEIGPHVLDRHPDYDYLAGTDPGRLADLQWALDRTDLAGIFCARGGYGAMRIVESIHWPEQRDRARLFLGYSDITTLHLAFARFARQVTHYGVMPPKLTDLSEPALDHWWRIVEDPAYRPVLPLDGEHAETVTGGVAEGRLAGGCLTLLAHACGTAYRPRWRGCIVVLEDVSEAIYGVDRSMAQLKACGLLSEAAGFVVGTVTAWRRAEQTDSSNQLEHVWRDYLADLGVPVITGFPCGHEPNALTLPLGAVARLDADAGTLTLTESAVGA; from the coding sequence TTGGTAAACAAGCCACGTGCTCTGCGGCAGGGCGACCGTATCGGCATTGTGGCGCCATCCGGGCCAATTGAGGATGCAGCGCTCCAGGTTGGCGTGGCCGCTCTGGAGGAGCGTGGATATGCCGTGGAGATTGGACCCCACGTCCTCGACCGCCATCCCGACTATGATTATCTGGCCGGTACCGACCCCGGACGCCTGGCCGATCTGCAGTGGGCGCTGGACCGAACGGATCTCGCCGGCATTTTCTGCGCACGCGGGGGTTATGGCGCGATGCGCATCGTGGAGAGCATCCATTGGCCGGAGCAGCGGGATCGCGCCAGGCTCTTTTTGGGCTACAGCGACATCACCACGCTGCACCTCGCATTCGCGCGGTTCGCCCGCCAGGTGACTCACTACGGCGTGATGCCGCCGAAGCTGACCGACCTGTCGGAACCGGCTCTCGATCATTGGTGGAGAATTGTGGAGGATCCGGCATACCGTCCGGTCCTCCCTCTCGACGGGGAGCATGCCGAGACGGTAACCGGAGGCGTGGCGGAGGGCCGCCTCGCCGGTGGGTGTCTCACCCTTCTTGCGCACGCCTGCGGCACGGCGTACCGGCCACGATGGCGGGGCTGCATCGTCGTACTGGAAGACGTGAGTGAAGCCATCTACGGCGTCGACCGATCGATGGCGCAGCTGAAGGCCTGTGGACTGCTGTCCGAAGCCGCCGGCTTTGTGGTGGGAACGGTGACGGCGTGGAGGCGGGCCGAGCAGACGGACTCATCCAACCAGTTGGAGCATGTCTGGCGCGATTACCTGGCGGACCTCGGCGTGCCGGTGATCACAGGGTTTCCCTGCGGCCACGAACCCAACGCATTGACCCTGCCTCTCGGCGCGGTGGCACGGCTGGATGCCGATGCCGGAACGCTGACTCTGACCGAGAGCGCGGTGGGCGCCTAG
- a CDS encoding NTP transferase domain-containing protein codes for MSPSKPPPAAVLLAAGKGARFWPYNEVRNKCAFPIANEPVIRRLCRQLGTLGFGQIVVVTSASDSSIRAALRRLPGLQPRLVTQAEPTGTADAALCGLAALDGEVTGALVISGDLVVADQDLAATWARYQLTGNATVLVERLNGAPTDWLCAEIDGEGDALRLTSVEGHSRDAAWRLAGVTALPRRHWSRLAEVPPVMRHVPVGGMPPAERELAEALAVLADDGDMPDAVAASQGLVDMDKPWHIMEATAAVLREMAAICKESIDATARIAAGAEISGPVVIGPGAEIGNRVTLQGPARIGPGARVINGAIVGAGCVIGARSRVSDYCLLSAGSVVGEECIVGHGAEFEGVMLYRSYLYHYCEIYGVLGEAVDIGAATVYGTLRFDDGLSTPRIGGRREHPRDGANCTYIGDYSRTGVNVITQPGVRIGCYTCVGAGVVVYRDIPSRQLVLLKQETEMRPWGPERYGW; via the coding sequence ATGTCACCAAGCAAGCCCCCTCCGGCTGCTGTTCTCCTCGCGGCTGGTAAGGGCGCGCGCTTCTGGCCGTATAACGAGGTGCGCAACAAGTGCGCCTTTCCGATTGCCAACGAGCCCGTAATCCGTCGCCTTTGCCGGCAGCTGGGCACGCTGGGCTTTGGCCAGATTGTCGTGGTGACGTCGGCCTCCGATTCCTCGATACGGGCCGCGCTGCGCAGACTGCCGGGCCTACAGCCGCGGCTTGTGACACAGGCGGAGCCGACGGGCACCGCCGACGCTGCCCTGTGCGGATTGGCCGCGCTTGATGGCGAGGTCACCGGCGCGCTGGTCATCTCCGGCGACCTCGTGGTCGCCGACCAGGACCTGGCTGCCACATGGGCGCGTTACCAGCTGACCGGGAACGCCACGGTGCTGGTCGAGCGGCTGAACGGCGCACCTACCGACTGGCTCTGCGCGGAGATCGATGGCGAAGGGGACGCGCTCCGGCTGACCTCAGTTGAAGGACACAGTCGCGATGCAGCGTGGCGCCTGGCCGGTGTGACCGCGCTTCCGCGGCGCCACTGGTCCCGGCTCGCCGAAGTTCCACCGGTGATGCGCCACGTTCCGGTCGGTGGTATGCCCCCAGCGGAGAGAGAGCTGGCCGAGGCGCTGGCCGTGCTGGCCGATGATGGGGATATGCCGGATGCAGTCGCCGCATCGCAAGGCCTCGTCGACATGGATAAGCCCTGGCACATCATGGAGGCAACGGCCGCCGTCCTGCGCGAGATGGCTGCCATTTGTAAGGAGAGCATCGACGCTACGGCGCGGATCGCAGCAGGCGCCGAGATATCCGGGCCGGTAGTCATTGGCCCCGGCGCGGAGATCGGCAACCGGGTCACACTGCAGGGCCCGGCCCGGATCGGGCCGGGCGCACGCGTAATCAATGGCGCCATCGTTGGCGCCGGGTGCGTCATCGGCGCCCGCTCGCGCGTGAGCGACTATTGCCTCTTGAGCGCGGGATCCGTGGTCGGTGAGGAGTGCATTGTCGGTCACGGCGCCGAGTTTGAGGGCGTTATGCTCTATCGCAGCTACCTGTACCACTACTGCGAAATCTACGGAGTGCTCGGCGAAGCGGTGGATATCGGCGCTGCCACCGTTTACGGCACGCTCCGGTTTGACGACGGACTCTCCACGCCGCGTATCGGCGGGCGCCGGGAGCATCCCCGTGACGGAGCGAACTGCACGTATATTGGCGACTATTCACGGACGGGAGTCAACGTCATCACCCAGCCGGGCGTACGGATTGGCTGCTACACCTGTGTAGGCGCGGGTGTGGTCGTCTACCGCGATATTCCGAGCCGCCAGCTTGTTCTGCTGAAACAGGAGACCGAGATGCGGCCGTGGGGGCCGGAGCGCTACGGTTGGTAA
- the mqnE gene encoding aminofutalosine synthase MqnE yields the protein MTATAPAEAACKPHINSRIIPEALRPIAGKAEAGERLTFEDGVLLYQTPDLSAVGAIANFVREQRHGDRAYYVRNQHINYTNICNKFCKFCSFYAKKGGPAPYQMDLEEVKRKLLMHGDVPITEVHMVGGINPRLPYTYYLDLLRTVKATRPGVHIKAFTAVEIAEIQRVAGKPLDEVLHELMEAGLDSLPGGGIEILSDRVHHELFDRKLDGEEWIGIARAAARAGLTQYATMLYGHIETVEERVDHLVQMRALQDETGHFVTMTPLSFHPEGTELADTPHPTGYDDLRNIAVSRLMLDNFEHIKSFWIMNSPQITQLALWYGADDVDGTVHEYEITYKDGEQGNKTQVLTRTQMVKLIEEAGRTPIERDSLYHEVTESASGSMAATYIPLAPALH from the coding sequence ATGACGGCAACGGCGCCCGCGGAAGCAGCCTGCAAACCGCACATCAACAGCCGCATCATCCCGGAGGCATTGCGTCCGATCGCTGGGAAGGCAGAAGCCGGAGAGCGCCTCACATTTGAAGATGGCGTTCTTCTGTACCAAACTCCGGATCTCTCCGCGGTAGGCGCAATCGCCAACTTTGTGCGAGAGCAGCGCCATGGCGACAGGGCCTACTACGTTCGCAACCAGCACATCAACTACACCAACATCTGCAACAAGTTCTGCAAGTTCTGCTCCTTCTACGCCAAAAAAGGCGGACCGGCCCCGTATCAGATGGATCTGGAGGAGGTGAAGCGCAAGCTCCTCATGCACGGGGATGTGCCGATTACCGAGGTCCACATGGTCGGCGGCATCAATCCCCGGCTGCCTTACACCTACTACCTGGACCTGCTCCGCACGGTGAAGGCAACCCGGCCCGGCGTTCACATCAAGGCGTTTACGGCCGTGGAGATCGCCGAGATTCAACGCGTGGCCGGCAAACCGCTGGACGAAGTCTTACACGAGTTAATGGAAGCGGGCCTCGATTCGCTGCCCGGCGGCGGCATCGAAATCCTGTCGGACCGGGTTCATCACGAACTGTTCGATAGAAAGCTGGATGGCGAGGAGTGGATCGGCATCGCCCGCGCCGCGGCCCGGGCGGGGCTTACGCAGTACGCCACCATGCTCTATGGCCACATCGAGACCGTGGAGGAGCGCGTGGACCACCTGGTCCAGATGCGCGCGCTGCAGGATGAGACCGGCCATTTCGTGACGATGACGCCGCTTTCGTTTCATCCCGAAGGGACGGAGTTGGCCGATACGCCCCATCCCACCGGCTATGACGACCTGCGCAACATCGCCGTGTCACGCCTGATGCTGGATAACTTTGAACACATCAAGTCGTTCTGGATCATGAACTCACCCCAGATCACGCAGCTGGCTCTGTGGTACGGCGCCGACGACGTGGACGGCACGGTCCACGAGTACGAGATCACCTACAAAGATGGTGAACAAGGCAACAAGACGCAGGTACTGACGCGCACGCAGATGGTAAAGCTGATCGAAGAGGCAGGACGCACACCGATCGAGCGCGACAGCCTGTATCACGAGGTTACCGAAAGCGCCTCAGGCAGCATGGCTGCCACCTACATTCCGCTGGCGCCGGCGCTCCACTAG